The following proteins are encoded in a genomic region of Candidatus Manganitrophaceae bacterium:
- a CDS encoding sensory rhodopsin transducer — protein MEQPIGKRRWAIAEGYIPEGSHGPAPQMTSHETVCLLNTADQEAHIEITIYFSDREPVGPYRITVPPRRTQHVRFNDLKTPKPIPRDTDYASVIESDVPIVVQHTRLDSRQAENALMTTIAYAGNE, from the coding sequence ATGGAACAACCGATCGGAAAAAGACGCTGGGCCATCGCCGAAGGATACATCCCGGAGGGGAGTCACGGACCGGCGCCGCAGATGACCAGCCATGAAACGGTCTGTCTCCTCAATACGGCCGATCAGGAGGCGCACATCGAGATCACGATCTACTTTAGCGACCGGGAGCCGGTCGGTCCCTACCGGATCACGGTTCCGCCGCGGCGGACGCAACATGTCCGTTTCAACGACCTCAAAACGCCCAAACCGATTCCGCGTGACACCGACTATGCCAGCGTGATTGAGTCCGATGTTCCGATTGTGGTTCAACACACGCGGCTCGACTCCCGCCAAGCCGAGAATGCATTGATGACCACCATCGCCTACGCCGGCAACGAATAA
- a CDS encoding mandelate racemase: protein MTARSGASARSDPLSDPTPGPVPIDQVDVSVYRIPTDFPESDGTFEWDQTTLVLVEAAGGGVRGLGYSYADTATAQLIRDVLAHKVQGSDAMALPGCWLDMVRSIRNLGRPGIASMAIAAVDNALWDLKARLLGLPLVTLLGAVRDCIPAYGSGGFTSYSIPQLKKQLGGWAAEGISRVKMKIGRHPDQDVARVRAAREALGPDAELFVDANGAYSRKEALAMAEAFARFGVTWFEEPVSSDDLEGLRLLRDRGPAGMAIAAGEYGYDLPYFERMLDAGAVDVLQADATRCAGITGFLQVSALCAARSMPLSAHTGPSLHTHPCCALTQAVHVEYFHDHARIEQMLFDGARTPVKGVLKPDLSRPGLGLELKRADAAKYAVE from the coding sequence ATGACGGCCCGCTCCGGCGCATCCGCCCGCTCCGACCCTCTTTCGGACCCGACACCGGGTCCGGTACCGATCGACCAAGTCGATGTGTCGGTCTATCGGATTCCGACCGACTTCCCCGAATCGGACGGCACCTTCGAGTGGGATCAGACGACTTTGGTCCTCGTTGAAGCGGCCGGCGGCGGCGTCCGCGGCCTTGGCTACTCCTACGCCGATACCGCCACCGCCCAGCTGATCCGGGACGTGCTGGCCCACAAAGTCCAAGGATCGGATGCGATGGCCCTCCCCGGCTGCTGGCTCGACATGGTGCGGTCCATTCGGAACTTGGGACGGCCTGGGATTGCATCGATGGCGATCGCCGCCGTCGACAACGCCCTTTGGGATCTGAAGGCGCGGCTCCTCGGCCTGCCGCTGGTCACCCTGCTCGGCGCGGTCCGCGACTGCATCCCCGCCTACGGCAGCGGCGGGTTCACCTCCTATTCGATCCCCCAGCTCAAAAAGCAGCTCGGCGGCTGGGCGGCGGAAGGAATCTCGCGGGTGAAGATGAAGATCGGCCGTCATCCCGATCAAGATGTCGCACGGGTCCGGGCCGCCCGTGAGGCGCTCGGGCCCGATGCGGAACTTTTTGTCGATGCCAACGGCGCCTATAGCCGAAAAGAGGCGCTCGCGATGGCCGAAGCATTCGCCAGATTCGGCGTGACCTGGTTTGAAGAGCCGGTCTCCTCCGATGACCTCGAAGGGCTGAGGCTGCTGCGGGATCGCGGCCCCGCCGGGATGGCAATCGCCGCCGGCGAGTACGGCTATGATCTCCCCTATTTCGAGCGGATGCTCGACGCCGGCGCGGTCGATGTGCTGCAGGCCGATGCCACCCGCTGCGCCGGAATCACCGGATTTCTACAAGTCAGCGCCTTGTGCGCCGCCCGTTCGATGCCGCTGTCGGCCCACACCGGGCCGTCCCTTCACACCCACCCCTGCTGCGCGCTGACCCAGGCGGTCCATGTCGAATATTTTCATGATCACGCCCGCATCGAGCAGATGCTCTTCGATGGCGCCCGAACCCCGGTCAAGGGAGTGCTGAAACCCGACCTCTCCCGTCCGGGACTGGGCCTGGAGCTAAAGCGCGCCGACGCGGCGAAGTATGCGGTGGAATGA
- a CDS encoding DoxX family protein: protein MKYDRHDSLALAERILIAAIFLLSGFSKIMAPGQTRGYMSQMGMPLTGFFLIGAIILEMGGGLSLLFGAFTFWGTLALFIFMIPTTLIFHTNFADPNQMIHFMKNLAIMGGLLYVMEAGPGRISVDAKRRPEPIGRTEAIGRRRAA, encoded by the coding sequence ATGAAATACGATCGGCACGACTCTCTCGCTCTCGCCGAGCGGATTTTGATTGCGGCGATTTTCCTGCTGTCGGGGTTCAGCAAGATCATGGCGCCCGGCCAAACGCGGGGCTATATGTCTCAGATGGGGATGCCGCTGACCGGCTTCTTTCTCATCGGCGCAATCATTTTGGAGATGGGCGGAGGGCTCTCGCTTCTCTTCGGCGCCTTCACATTCTGGGGGACCTTGGCCCTTTTTATTTTTATGATCCCGACCACCCTGATCTTTCACACGAACTTTGCCGACCCGAATCAGATGATCCACTTTATGAAGAACCTCGCCATCATGGGAGGCCTCCTTTATGTGATGGAGGCCGGTCCCGGGCGAATCAGCGTCGACGCCAAACGCCGACCGGAGCCGATCGGCCGGACCGAGGCGATCGGCCGACGCAGAGCCGCCTAA
- a CDS encoding thiamine pyrophosphate-requiring protein, giving the protein MGKTVSDFLVQRLLEWGITRIYGYPGDGINGIMGALGRAGDRPEFIQVRHEEMSAFMACAHAKFTGDIGVCLATSGPGAIHLLNGLYDAQMDHQPVLAIVGQAHRTAIGGQYQQEVDLQVLFKDVAHEYVQTAMDAVQIRHLIDRAIRIAKAERTVTCLIIPGDVQELEAVPHPPRKHGMILSGIGHTDPRVVPAEDDLRRAAEVLNAGERVAILIGAGALQATDEVIEVADLLGAGVAKALLGKAALPDDLPFVTGSIGLLGTRPSWEMMESCDTLFMIGSRFPYSEFLPKEGQARGVQIDLDARMLSMRYPMEVNLVGDSAETLRALMPYLRRKDNREWREAIEESVADWWRVLEARAMNTANPLNPQRVFWELSPRLPDNAIICCDTGTVTNWYARDVKIRRGMMASVSGTLATMGPGMPYAIAAKFAFPDRPVFAIVGDGSMQMNGNNELITVAKYWRQWRNPQLTVLVLNNHDLNMVTWEQRAMVGDPKFEPSQDLPDFPYAQYAESIGLRGIRVDSPDAVGLAWEQARLADRPVVVEAVTDPNVPPLPPHITIEQAKSFALSLLKGDAEALGVIRQSFKDMVDQYIPRRGK; this is encoded by the coding sequence ATGGGCAAAACGGTCAGCGACTTTCTGGTTCAGCGGCTGCTCGAGTGGGGCATCACCCGGATCTACGGCTACCCCGGCGACGGCATTAACGGCATCATGGGGGCCCTCGGGCGGGCCGGAGACCGGCCGGAATTTATCCAGGTCCGGCATGAAGAGATGTCGGCCTTCATGGCCTGCGCCCATGCGAAATTTACCGGCGACATCGGCGTTTGCCTGGCCACGTCGGGGCCGGGGGCGATCCACCTCCTCAACGGCCTCTACGATGCCCAGATGGATCACCAACCGGTCCTGGCGATTGTCGGCCAGGCGCATCGCACCGCGATCGGCGGCCAATACCAACAAGAGGTCGACCTTCAGGTCCTCTTCAAAGATGTGGCGCACGAGTATGTTCAAACGGCGATGGACGCGGTGCAAATCCGCCATTTGATCGACCGCGCCATCCGCATCGCCAAAGCGGAGCGGACCGTTACCTGTTTGATTATCCCAGGCGATGTGCAGGAGCTCGAAGCGGTGCCGCACCCGCCGCGAAAGCATGGGATGATCCTCTCCGGGATCGGTCATACCGACCCGCGGGTCGTTCCGGCCGAGGATGACCTGCGCCGTGCGGCGGAGGTGCTCAACGCGGGGGAGCGGGTTGCTATTTTGATCGGAGCCGGCGCCCTGCAGGCGACGGACGAGGTAATCGAGGTCGCCGACCTCCTCGGCGCCGGCGTCGCCAAGGCGCTCTTGGGCAAAGCGGCCCTCCCGGACGACCTGCCGTTCGTCACCGGGTCGATCGGCCTTCTCGGCACCCGGCCGAGTTGGGAGATGATGGAGAGCTGCGATACGCTCTTTATGATCGGAAGCCGCTTCCCCTACTCCGAATTTCTGCCGAAGGAGGGACAGGCGCGCGGGGTGCAGATCGACCTCGATGCCCGGATGCTCAGCATGCGCTATCCAATGGAGGTCAATCTCGTCGGAGACAGCGCCGAGACGCTCCGGGCGCTGATGCCCTATTTAAGAAGAAAGGACAATCGCGAATGGCGGGAGGCAATCGAAGAGAGCGTCGCCGACTGGTGGCGGGTGCTCGAAGCGCGCGCGATGAACACGGCGAATCCGCTCAATCCGCAGCGGGTCTTCTGGGAGCTCTCCCCGCGGCTGCCGGACAACGCGATTATCTGCTGCGACACCGGGACGGTCACCAACTGGTACGCCCGCGACGTCAAAATCCGACGCGGGATGATGGCCTCGGTCTCGGGAACCCTCGCCACGATGGGGCCGGGGATGCCATACGCGATCGCCGCGAAGTTCGCCTTCCCCGATCGCCCCGTCTTTGCCATTGTCGGGGACGGGTCGATGCAGATGAACGGCAACAACGAGCTGATCACCGTCGCCAAATATTGGCGGCAGTGGCGCAATCCGCAGCTGACCGTCTTGGTGTTAAACAACCATGACCTCAACATGGTGACCTGGGAGCAGCGCGCGATGGTCGGCGACCCGAAATTCGAGCCGTCGCAGGATCTTCCCGATTTTCCCTATGCGCAATACGCCGAGTCGATCGGCCTCCGGGGAATTCGGGTCGATTCCCCCGACGCCGTCGGGCTCGCCTGGGAGCAGGCGCGCCTGGCCGATCGGCCGGTCGTCGTTGAGGCCGTCACCGATCCGAATGTCCCCCCGCTCCCCCCCCACATCACGATCGAGCAGGCGAAGTCGTTCGCCCTCTCGTTGTTAAAAGGGGACGCCGAGGCGCTCGGGGTGATCCGGCAATCATTCAAAGACATGGTCGATCAATATATCCCGCGAAGAGGGAAATAA
- a CDS encoding DUF5069 domain-containing protein: MTIKAPDLTKEFPRSPHERLGGYAHLARMTDKARAKGAGTLGEYIYPCPLDQLLLEFLGIDPNEFLKTATAQDDRGLVEWVGRNAKMHTPEQIDAWSRAFLSRNPDNEESRQRFLKTRERVAPNRTDITSWIDLLDLEEGRAVPQRTIR, translated from the coding sequence ATGACAATCAAAGCGCCCGATCTGACGAAGGAATTTCCGAGAAGTCCGCATGAGCGACTCGGCGGTTATGCCCACCTGGCCCGGATGACCGATAAAGCACGGGCGAAGGGGGCGGGGACATTGGGAGAATACATCTATCCCTGTCCGCTCGACCAGCTGCTCCTGGAGTTCCTCGGCATCGATCCGAATGAATTTTTGAAGACGGCGACGGCGCAGGATGACCGCGGACTGGTCGAGTGGGTCGGCCGGAATGCAAAGATGCATACCCCGGAGCAGATCGACGCTTGGAGCCGTGCGTTTCTTAGCCGGAACCCGGACAACGAGGAGAGCCGGCAGCGTTTCCTCAAAACCCGCGAGCGGGTCGCCCCGAACCGCACCGACATCACGAGCTGGATCGACCTCCTCGATCTCGAAGAGGGGAGAGCGGTCCCGCAGCGGACGATCCGGTAA